AGTTCGACCACGGCCAACAGATCGTTGCCGGAGACCGCGTGGCCTTTGAAGCCATAGGCGGCGGCGCGCGACGCAACGTCGTCGATCGCCATCTGCTTCTCGAGCGGCGTGGAGTAGGCAAAGCGGTTGTTCTCGCACACGAAGACCACCGGCAGCTTGTGCACGCCGGCAAAGTTCATCGCTTCATGCACGTCGCCCCGCGACGATGCGCCCTCGCCGAAGAACGCGACCGCCACCTGCTTTTCCTTCTTGATGTGGTACTTGAGCGCCGCGCCAACCGCGACCGGCAGCGACGATCCGAGCATCGAGGTCGAGCCGAACACGGTGTGCTCGAGGTCGCCGCCGTGTAGGAAGGAATCCTTGCCGCGCGAGAGCCCGGTCTCTTTGCCCATCAGCTGCGCCATCAGACGCCCCGGGTCGACGCCGCGCATGAGGAACACGCCAAGGTCGCGATGAAGCGGCGCCACCAGATCGCCCTCCTGCAAGGGGGCGCAAATGCCGGTGACGATCGCCTCCTGTCCGGCGCCGGAGTAAACTCCCCCGAGAATCCTGTTTTGTCGGTGAAGGCGTGCGACGCGGTCCTCGAAGCCGCGAATAAGTTTCACCCAATAGTAAAGTTGTAATTCAAATTCGACGCGGGCGGCTCCATTGGGCGCTGGCGCGCTCGCGTGTATAACCTCGGCCATCATTCACCTCGCCGGTCTTCCACCCCGCCGGTCTTCGGCTCCCATCGGAACAGTATCGCAGCCTTGAGCACTTGGCAAAAGTGCTTTCGCTGTGTGTACGGTACGTTTTGTCGCGTCTGCGACAACTTAAATCACGCGATTGTTCCAGCCGGGAGCCGCCGCTATCATTCCGCGACAGGCGCGGCCCAGCTATCCGTAAGACCAATAGCGCGGGTCGACAGCGCGAGCCGGGGTTGGGAGGGGGGACTACCATCAATAGATTTTCAGCCAAGGTTCCTTCCTCACCCGGGATAGGCCGTGCCGCGATGGCTGGCCGGCGGCTTTTCGCTCCAACTGTCCGCGTCCTAGCACTTTCAATTCTATGCCTTGCCGCCCTCGCCGCCTCGGCCACAGCGGATTCGGCGTCAGCGACGGTCTCGTTGTCGCCCCAGGGCACGGTCAAGAACGTGCGCCAGGCGGTTGCGCGCTTCTCGCAACCGATGGTCCCGATGGGCGATCCGCGCGTCGCACAATCGCCGTTTGCGGTCGATTGCGTCGGCGGCGGATCGCCGCAATCGAATGGAACGCCGCAGAGGCCCGGAGCCGCTCGCCCGCAAGGAACGGCGCGATGGCCGGGTACGGCGCGATGGATCGACAGCCGGCAATGGTCCTATGACTTCGACAACGATCTGCCGGCCGGGGTGCGATGCACCTTCACGCTCGCGCCCGGGCTAAAGACGCTAAAAGGTGACGCCGTCGAAAGCCATCCGCCGTTCGTGTTTGACACCGGCGGCCCGGCCGTAATCGAAACGCGGCCCTGGGCGGGCGACACGGGCATCGACGAGCGCCAGGCCTTCGTGCTCGTGCTCGACGCGGAGCCGGTCGAACAGACGGTGCTCGATCACGCCGAGTTCTCAGTGCAGGGGATGCCGCAGCGGGTCGGCGCGACGATCATCGAGGGCGCGGATCGCAACCTGC
This sequence is a window from Candidatus Binataceae bacterium. Protein-coding genes within it:
- a CDS encoding thiamine pyrophosphate-dependent dehydrogenase E1 component subunit alpha gives rise to the protein MAEVIHASAPAPNGAARVEFELQLYYWVKLIRGFEDRVARLHRQNRILGGVYSGAGQEAIVTGICAPLQEGDLVAPLHRDLGVFLMRGVDPGRLMAQLMGKETGLSRGKDSFLHGGDLEHTVFGSTSMLGSSLPVAVGAALKYHIKKEKQVAVAFFGEGASSRGDVHEAMNFAGVHKLPVVFVCENNRFAYSTPLEKQMAIDDVASRAAAYGFKGHAVSGNDLLAVVEL